One window from the genome of Osmerus eperlanus chromosome 1, fOsmEpe2.1, whole genome shotgun sequence encodes:
- the LOC134018246 gene encoding uncharacterized protein LOC134018246, whose translation MMGASARRMNGAVRTLALALLLLVTLTREDKVYKEDEVTAEEAAMVDLDAIRGDMIVTEPTSEEPELETPQVQILMWPEPNLTDQTYAPDVMDEPDLTTPVAPEGEGKVEPAAEVEHDRGDGGGDLPQTQTQAPMIPHTSQASGGGLLPEADVMCVNKEKVQDKDAVSLTLKTSSSCEETRLKIKSVLEHLCGPDCKLEVYQEDNTNQILISGPYIDEDAKGMADKFNNDNIKDKIDVEDAVPRWGKNSRVVLGVPAPGWSAVGCSAGGRILPQDSPWQQRQGSPTG comes from the exons ATGATGGGGGCATCGGCGCGGAGAATGAATGGAGCGGTCAGGACGCTGGCTCTGGCGTTGCTGCTCCTCGTCACGCTGACCCGCG AGGACAAGGTTTACAAGGAGGACGAGGTGACTGCAGAGGAAGCAGCAATGGTGGACCTAGATGCCATCCGAGGGGATATGATCGTGACCGAGCCCACTTCAGAGGAACCTG AGCTGGAGACGCCCCAGGTCCAGATCTTAATGTGGCCCGAACCCAACCTCACTGACCAAACTTACGCCCCAGATGTGATGGATGAACCAGACCTCACCACGCCTGTAGCCccagagggggaagggaaggtTGAGCCTGCGGCGGAGGTGGAGCATGacaggggggatggaggtggtgacctcccccagacccagacccaagcCCCCATGATCCCCCACACCTCCCAGGCCAGCGGCGGAGGCCTCCTTCCTGAG gctgacgttatgtgtgtaaacaaggaGAAGGTACAGGACAAAGATGCAGTCAGTCTGACACTGAAGACCTCCTCCTCATGT GAGGAAACCAGGTTGAAGATCAAGAGTGTGCTGGAGCATCTGTGTGGTCCGGATTGTAAGCTGGAGGTGTACCAGGAAGACAACACTAACCAGATCCTCATCTCTGGACCGTACATAGATG AGGATGCTAAAGGAATGGCGGACAAGTTCAACAATGACAACATTAAAGATAAG ATTGATGTGGAGGATGCTGTTCCCCGCTGGGGTAAGAACTCCAGGGTGGTGCTTGGTGTCCCTGCTCCTGGCTGGTCTGCTgttggctgctctgctggtggcAGGATATTACCTCAAGACTCACCGTGGCAACAACGCCAAGGGAGTCCGACTG GCTGA